Within Amycolatopsis sp. FDAARGOS 1241, the genomic segment GCGGCCGAGGTGATGACGATGGTCGGCACCAGTGCCTTGGTGATCACCGGGGCGTCCGCGCGCAGGGAGCGGCCCGTGGTGACGACGGCGACCGGCGGGATGGGCGCCAGGCCGTGGCGCCGGCGCCGGTCGGCGGAGCGGGCGTCGGGGCGCATGCCCTCGAACCCCTCGGCCACGGCGGTACCCGCGCCGACGAGCACGACATCGGCGAGGTCGTTGCCGAGCCGGTAGACCACGCGGTCGGCGGGCGTCGACAGCGAAGCCGAGCGGCCCTCGACGGTCACGGCGCCGTCGGCACTCGACACGAAGTTCACCGCGAGCCACCGGCCCGGCGTCCGATATGCGTACATCGCTTCCAGGTCCGTCTCGGCAAGTTCGCGCGTGCCCGGGAAGATCTCGTGCATCAGACGGACCGCACCACGTGTGCGGGCGGGCGGGTGCCGGCGATGCTGGCCACCATCTCCGCCACCTGCCGCGTTTCGAGCACCTGGTGGGCGCGGAACATCGCGGCGCCGTGCAGCGCGGCGACGGCCGTGGCCGCGAGCGTGCCGATCACGCGCTCGCCGACGGGCACGTCGAGCGTCTCGCCGATCACGTCCTTGTTCGACAGCGCCATCAGCACCGGCCAGCCGGTGTCGACGAGCGCCCGCGTGTGCCGCATCAGTTCGAGTGACTGGTAGGAGTTCTTGCCGAAGTCGATGCAGGGGTCGATCATGATCCCCTCGCGCGGCACGCCCGCGGCCACCGCGCGCTCAGCGAGCGCGGTGGTGCCTTCGATCACGGCGGCGACCACGTCGTCGTACTGCGGCTTCACCGCCTCGGTGCGCGGGGTGAGGCCGTTGGTGTGCGAGCAGATGTACCCGGCACCGTGCTGGGCCGCGACGTCCAGGATTTCGGGCTCGTAGGCGGCCCAGTTGTCGTTGACGATGTCGGCGCCGGCGCGGCAGACGGCGTCCGCGACCTCGGCGCGGTAGGTGTCGACGCTGATCACGAGGTCCGGGAACGTCTCGCGCGCCCACGCCACGGTGGGCGTCACGCGCGCGATTTCCTCGGCGGCGGTGACCTCGGGTCCCTTGCCGGCCGGCACACCGCCGATGTCGATGAGGTCCGCGCCCTGGGCGCACGCGCGGCGGATCGCCTCCTTCGCGCGGGTTTCCTCGAACGTCGCACCGTTGTCGTAGAACGAATCAGGGGTGCGGTTCACGATCGCCATCACCAGTGCTCGATCACTGGCGAGGCGGCGGCCTCGGAAGACGAGGTCGGGCGTCTGCATGGCTTCTCCCGTACCGGAACGTCGGTTGCCGCGATCATAGGCGAGCGACCGGCGTGGACACGGTGGCAGGCGGCGGCGGGCGACGGGACGGGGCAGCGGTGCTCGTGTGCGGCGGGCAGGTGGCGGGCGTCGATGCCGAGGGCCACCTGCTCCCGGACCGGCGGCTTCAGGAGGCGAGCGCCTCGTTGATGGCGTGGAATTCTTGGGCGGTGCGGGTGGCGGAGAATTCGATCACAGAGTAGTGCGCGAGGTGCTGGACGACGAGGGGATCACTGGCGAGCACCGCGTCCAGCTTGCCGCGCAGGCAGGGGCGGGTGAGGATGACCTGGTCGTGGTCTTCTCCGCCTTTTCCGGAAACAAGGAACAATCCGCGGGCGAAGTGGCCGCGCAGCCACTCCGCGTGTTCCGCCAGGGCGTAGTCGACTTCGTTTCGAGGCGCTGTGTAAGACAGCAGTGCTATGTACATAGGCTCAGGGTAGAACTCGTTCACCCGGCTCGCATCCTCCTGCCGAGTGGCACCGGACACCGTAAACCGGAGAATGGCAATGAGTTCTTTACAATCGCTTTTTTCGCTTTTTCCATGCAACCGACGTACGTAAATCTGCGTACGTGAGGTGTCGACACCGGCACGACGACGATTCGTTGTCGTGACCCCAAAATCGGGGCATGACTCAGATGGTGACGGCGGCGGTGAGCCGCATCTGGCGAGAGGGCCGTCGTGTGGAGCGCGCGGCGTACGTGGTGGGCACGGTGCTGTTCGCGAGCGGCGTGGTGAACGCGGTGGTACTGCTGGCGTCCGGCGGCACGTGGCTCGGGCCGGTGTCGCTGCGCAAGGCCGTCACGTTCGGGTTGTCGTTCGGTCTCACCCTGGCTTCGGTGGCGTGGGCGACTTCTCACCTTTCGGTGAAACCGCGGCTGAGAGCGATTCTGCTGGGCGCGTTTCTCGTGGCATGTGTCGGAGAAGTCGTGCTCGTGACGACGCAGGCGTGGCGCGGCGTGCCGTCGCACTTCAACTTCGAGACCGGCTTCGACACGGCCGTCTCGATGTCGCTGGCGGCCGGCGGCGGCGTGCTCGTGCTGACCGCGCTCGGCTTCACCGCGGCGGCTTTCCTCTCACCCGGCGCGACGGCGCCGAGCATGCGCCTGGCCGTGCGCTTCGGGTTGCTGGTGCTGATGGTCGCGCTCGCGACCGGCGCGGTCATGATCGCCCGCGGCGTCACCGAGGCTCGCGGCGGCGACGCGCAACTCGCGTACACGACGGCGGGCTCGCTGAAACCGCTGCACGCCGTCGCGATGCACGCGATCCTCGTGCTGCCCGGGCTCGCGTGGCTGCTGCGCTTCACCGATGTCCCGGAACGGTCGCGGCTGGCGATCGTCCGGGTGGCCGTCGCCGCGGACGCGGTGCTGACGGCCGTGATCGGAATCGAGGCGTTCGCGGGAATTCCGCCGTTCGGCGCGCCGCCGGGGTACCTCGCGCTCTCGGCCGCCGCGTTCGCCGTTCTCGCCGGCACGGGTGTGTTTTCGTTGACGCGAATGAAAAATCGGGCCGGCTATTTCAGTGCCAGCAATCCCTGAACCGCGTCGACGAGTGTCCGCCGCCGCGCCGCCCGCGCGGCGGGCACGTGCGGCCCCAGTTCCGGGTTCGTGCTGTGCCACGCTGCGGACAGCGCCTGGACCAACACGAGCAGCTGCACCGGCGAAAAGTGGCCCGAGATCTCCCCGGCGCGTTGCGCGCGCCCGATTTCGCGCAGTCGCACGTCGTTGACCTCGGTGATCGCCGCCAGGTGCTCGGAGCCCGACCGTTCGAGCCGGTGCCACGTCGACAGCCGCAGGTTCTCCGGGTGCTCCTCGAAGTAGTCGAACGCGCGCCCCAGGTAACCGGCGAGGTCGCTCGCGTCGAACGGCACCGCCTCGAAGAACGCGTTCGTCTGCTCGTCGAACACGGCGTCGAACAGGCCGTCCTTGCTGTCGAAGTAGGAGTAGATCATCGCCTTGTTGCACCCAGCCGCCGCGGCGATCCGGTCCACCCGCGCCCCGGCGATCCCGTAAGCGGCGAACTCGGCGGTCGCGGCTTCGAGGAGCCGCCGCTTGGTCTGTTCTGCGTCGCGAGCCATTCCGGCAGTTTACCAACCAACCAGTCGGTGAGTTGGCTCACGCCAACGTCGACGACGACGAAGGGAGCGGTCATGCCGGGAGTCGTCGTGATCGGAGCGGGCCCGGGGATCGGCCGCGCGGTGGCGCAGCGGTTCGCCCGCGAAGGGCTCGACGTCGCGCTGCTGGCCCGGACGCACCGCGAACTCGAAGTCGCGGCCGCGACCCACCTCGCGGACGCCGGTGACGAGCAAGCCCTGCGAGCGGCGCTCGTCGGCGTCGTCGGCGACCTGGGGTTACCGGATGCCGTCGTGTACAACGCCGCCGTGATCCGCGCGGACACCCCGGGTGAGCTGTCGGTGGACGAGCACCTCGCGTTGTGGCGCGTGAACGTCCTCGGCGCGTACGTCGCCGCTGTGCACCTGGCCCCCGCGATGGCCGAACGCGGCCACGGCACGTTCCTCGTCACCGGCGGCATGCCGGAGCCGAAGGCCGCCTACAGCAGTCTTTCGCTGGACAAGGCGGGGCTGCGCACGCTGGTGGTGCTCTTCGCCGAGCAGTACCCCGCGCTGCACTTCGCGACGGTCACGGTCGCCGGCACCGTCGCGCGCGGCACGGCGTTTCGACCCGGCCGGCATCGCGGAGCACTGCTGGCGGCTGCACACCCAGCGTGGTCCCGGCTCGGACCTGGAGGTGGTTCACGAACAGCTCCAGTCCTGGGTGAAGCACCCCGCCAGGTAGAGGTCCACCCGATCCGCGAACCGGCCCGGGTCGCGACCCGTCAGTTCCGAGATGCGCGAGATGCGGTACCGCAAGGTGTTCACGTGCAGGTGCAGCGCGCCGGACGTCTGGGTCCACGACCCGGAGTGCTCCAGGAACGCCTGCAGCGTCGCCATCAGTTCGGAGCCGTGGGCGGCGTCGTAGGCCAGCACGGGGCCGAGGACCTTCTCGCCGAACCAGTGGCGCAGGTCGGCCGGGACGGCGGCGAGCAGGAGGACGTGGGAGGCCACCTCGTCGCCCGCCAGGACGGTCGCGCGGCCCGGCGCGAGGGCGGCCAGGGTGCGGGCGTGGCGGGCCTCCTGGACGCCGGCGCGCAGGCCGGCGGCGTCGGGGGCGCAGCTGAGGCCGACGGAGAGCCGGGCTGCGCCCAGAGCCGGTTCGACGGCGCGGACGGACTCGCGCAGTTCATCCGCGAGGCGGCCGAGACGGTCCGGGGCGGGGAAGACCGCGTACGTTTCGCCGTCGACCGTGCCGACCAGCGTCGGCGGCGGGACGGCGGCCAGGAGTTCCTCCACCAGCACCTGCGTGAGGCCCGGACCGCCGCCCGAGAGCTCCGCGGACAGCGTCACCACCTGTGCTGCCGGTGGAAACCCCAGGGCGGCCAGGCGCGAGGACAGCTCGGCGGCGGACGCGTCGGCCGAAAGCGCCAGTCGCAGCAGGGGTTCGGCGGCGCGGTTCTCGATGCGCTTGGCCTCGTCGACGCGTGAGCGCTCCAGCCCGATCAGCGGTGCCAGCTCCAGGGCCAGCTCGCGGCGCGCGGGAGCCCATCGGCCGACATCGCCCTCGGCCACCAGGAACCAGCTGGCCACGCGGTGGCCCGACCGGCTCGCCGCCGCCAGCAGCGTCACGGGCCCGTCGTCGCCCGGGACGGTCAGCGGCAGCCGTTCGGCCCGCAGGAACCGGCGGGCCAGCGTCGCGCGCCGGGCGGCGGAAGGCGGCGAGCCCGAGCCGGCGATCAGCCGGCCCGTCGCGCTCAAAACCCAGCACTCGGCGTCCAGCTCGGCCGCGCCCGCGGCGACCAGCGCGGTCAGGCCCTCGCCGCCGGTCACGGCCGCGACGAGCCGCCGGTGCGAATCGTGCGCGGGAGCCGAGCGCTCGGCCGCCAGGCCCAGGATCACGCGTTCGGTCACCGTCGCGAAGGACACCGACACGGGCACCTCGAACAGCGGCAGCCCGACGCGGCGGCACGCCCGGACGAGGTGCCCGGGCACGGGCCCGCCGACCTCCGCGGTGCCGGCGCCGAGCGCGACCACGCCCGCGGCCGCGAGCGTGCCCACGAACTCCTCCCCTTCGGCGGGCCCGGGCAGCCAGCGGAGGCCGCACAGCACGATCTCGCCACCGTTGAGGTAGCGCGTCGGGTCCTGCAGCGTCGCCTGGAAGATGCGCCCGAACTCCCGCTCCAGCGAGTCGGCACCCGTC encodes:
- a CDS encoding pyrimidine reductase family protein, yielding MHEIFPGTRELAETDLEAMYAYRTPGRWLAVNFVSSADGAVTVEGRSASLSTPADRVVYRLGNDLADVVLVGAGTAVAEGFEGMRPDARSADRRRRHGLAPIPPVAVVTTGRSLRADAPVITKALVPTIVITSAATDPDLRAAWTAAGADVLVAGTDAVDLPAAVSTLAGRGLTRIDCEGGPHLFASLLAAGVVDELRLTIAPFLVAGDAPRAAVGEDFDPARLELLSVLEDDGTLMLRYLVH
- the folP gene encoding dihydropteroate synthase, which encodes MQTPDLVFRGRRLASDRALVMAIVNRTPDSFYDNGATFEETRAKEAIRRACAQGADLIDIGGVPAGKGPEVTAAEEIARVTPTVAWARETFPDLVISVDTYRAEVADAVCRAGADIVNDNWAAYEPEILDVAAQHGAGYICSHTNGLTPRTEAVKPQYDDVVAAVIEGTTALAERAVAAGVPREGIMIDPCIDFGKNSYQSLELMRHTRALVDTGWPVLMALSNKDVIGETLDVPVGERVIGTLAATAVAALHGAAMFRAHQVLETRQVAEMVASIAGTRPPAHVVRSV
- a CDS encoding YciI family protein, producing the protein MYIALLSYTAPRNEVDYALAEHAEWLRGHFARGLFLVSGKGGEDHDQVILTRPCLRGKLDAVLASDPLVVQHLAHYSVIEFSATRTAQEFHAINEALAS
- a CDS encoding TetR family transcriptional regulator, which produces MARDAEQTKRRLLEAATAEFAAYGIAGARVDRIAAAAGCNKAMIYSYFDSKDGLFDAVFDEQTNAFFEAVPFDASDLAGYLGRAFDYFEEHPENLRLSTWHRLERSGSEHLAAITEVNDVRLREIGRAQRAGEISGHFSPVQLLVLVQALSAAWHSTNPELGPHVPAARAARRRTLVDAVQGLLALK
- a CDS encoding helix-turn-helix domain-containing protein; amino-acid sequence: MRLGALLDTPGLGLTLLTGADSLEREFGRIFQATLQDPTRYLNGGEIVLCGLRWLPGPAEGEEFVGTLAAAGVVALGAGTAEVGGPVPGHLVRACRRVGLPLFEVPVSVSFATVTERVILGLAAERSAPAHDSHRRLVAAVTGGEGLTALVAAGAAELDAECWVLSATGRLIAGSGSPPSAARRATLARRFLRAERLPLTVPGDDGPVTLLAAASRSGHRVASWFLVAEGDVGRWAPARRELALELAPLIGLERSRVDEAKRIENRAAEPLLRLALSADASAAELSSRLAALGFPPAAQVVTLSAELSGGGPGLTQVLVEELLAAVPPPTLVGTVDGETYAVFPAPDRLGRLADELRESVRAVEPALGAARLSVGLSCAPDAAGLRAGVQEARHARTLAALAPGRATVLAGDEVASHVLLLAAVPADLRHWFGEKVLGPVLAYDAAHGSELMATLQAFLEHSGSWTQTSGALHLHVNTLRYRISRISELTGRDPGRFADRVDLYLAGCFTQDWSCS